The Acidobacteriota bacterium genome segment GTCCGCCCGTCGTAGCGCCTCAATCGCCCCGAACAATCTCCCCAGTGCACGGTGCCGTCGGGATCGGCGAAAATGGCCGCTTCGCAGGAGTTGCACTCGGTCACCGAACCGTGCAGTCCTTCCTGTCCGAAGCCGGGGACACCGGTGCCCACCAGGGTGTTGACGACGCCCGTAGCAGCGTCCACTTTCCTGACCCGGAACCCATACTTCTCCCCCACGTAGAGGTTGCCGTGGACATCCAGGCAGATGGCGTCCGGCATCAGGGTGGCGGCTTCCACGGCCGGTCCCCCGTCCCCGTTGGAGGCCCGTTGGCCGTTACCCAGAACGGTGGTGATCATCCCGGTCCTTCTGCTGATTCTCCGGATGCGGTCGTTGGAGTTGTCGCAAACATAGAGGTCGCCCCTGGAATCGAACGCCAGGTGCTCGGGGTGGTAGAAGGCTGCCTCATCGGCCGGCCCACCATCCCCGTGATAGCCCATCAGGCTGAGCCCCGGGCCGAAAAAGGGCCGGCTGCCGCCCTGCTCGGAGGGGTAGTGGCGCGCGCTGCGACCGGCCCAGACCTGGATGGTTCCGCTTTGAGGATCGACGCGACGAATCGTGCAGGACCATTCGTCGGAGATGTAGACCCGGCCCCCCTCGTCGACCGCCAGGCCGCAGGGACAGTCGAACTCCGCCTCCAGCGCCGGCCCCCCGTCACCTCCCCGACCCCGCCGACCGGAACCGGCGACCCGGGTGATGACCCCGGTCCCGGCGTCGATCCGGCGGATGGTCACATTCCCCAGGTCGGTGAAATAGAGGTTCCCTTCCCGGTCCAGGCAGAGATCGTGAGGGTGGCGCATCCGCGCCTCCAGCGCCGGCCCCCCGTCACCCTGGCTACCGGCAACCCCGTCGCCTGCAAACCGGTGCAGCATTCCCTGGCGATCGATCCTCCAGAGTCGATGGGCCCAATAGTCCACCACGATCAGTTGCCCGTCCCCGCGGCGCACCACCCCCATGGGCCAGCCGGCGTCGGCGGCCCGGGCGGGAATGCCCTCGTCGTAACCGACCCCCGCTATCGTGAGGATCTGTCCCTGGGACAGCTTTCGAAGAGCATCAAAAGGAGTCATAAACGCCTCCCGGCAAGTCCGGTCCCCGACGTGCGGATCATACAGAGGAGAAACAGCCGGCCGTTATCGTCTTGGAGTTGAAGACGAACCACCAGGGCACGGCCCGAACCCCGATCAGTCCCGCTTGCTGACCGGCCTGCCGCCCCAGCGCAGCGGGGGGACCGGCTCGCCGCGCTCGCAGCACTCGATCAACTGGTCCAGCCTTCGGAGACGGGTCTCCTCCTTCTTGGCGCTGTTGATCCAGGCCGATGCGCCCTTTCGGTACGCCAGCCGGGTGGCGCGGAAGAAGCCCCATGCCTTGGGACGGGCCCGGATCCGTTTCTCCAGCGACGCGGGCAGGGGCCTGGCGGCCGTCTGGTAGTCCGGCAAGGACGTGGCCCGGGCCTGGTACACCGCGAGCCCGGCCTCTTCCACGAGCCCTTCGGCCAGGAGGGCTTCCATCCGCGAGAGGTTGCGCTTGCTCCAGCGGCTCCCCGCCCGGCGTGGCGTGAACCGGATCTTGTAGCTCGTGGCGCCGAGACTCTTGCGGAGTCCGTCGATCCAGCCGAAGCAGAGCGCAACGTCGACCGACTGTGCCCAGTCGATGCTCGGTATCCCTGTGTGCTTCTTGTAGAAACCGATCCACTGTTCGTCCAGCTTGTC includes the following:
- a CDS encoding YdeI/OmpD-associated family protein: MPLRFFANTEELTDWFRDHHDKLDEQWIGFYKKHTGIPSIDWAQSVDVALCFGWIDGLRKSLGATSYKIRFTPRRAGSRWSKRNLSRMEALLAEGLVEEAGLAVYQARATSLPDYQTAARPLPASLEKRIRARPKAWGFFRATRLAYRKGASAWINSAKKEETRLRRLDQLIECCERGEPVPPLRWGGRPVSKRD